A single window of Mycobacteriales bacterium DNA harbors:
- the erpA gene encoding iron-sulfur cluster insertion protein ErpA: MTVQDTSVETTQSVVLSDSAAVKVKSLLEQEGRDDLALRIAVQPGGCSGLRYQLFFDERTLEGDTFTDFGGVKVVVDRMSVPYLAGATIDFVDTIEKQGFTIDNPNATGSCACGDSFS, from the coding sequence ATGACGGTGCAGGACACCAGCGTCGAGACCACCCAGTCGGTCGTGCTTTCCGACTCCGCTGCGGTCAAGGTCAAGAGCCTGCTCGAGCAGGAGGGCCGCGACGACCTCGCGCTGCGGATCGCGGTCCAGCCCGGGGGTTGCTCGGGGCTGCGCTACCAGCTGTTCTTCGACGAGCGCACGCTCGAGGGCGACACGTTCACCGACTTCGGCGGCGTCAAGGTCGTCGTCGACCGGATGAGCGTGCCCTACCTCGCCGGGGCGACGATCGACTTCGTCGACACGATCGAGAAGCAGGGCTTCACGATCGACAACCCCAACGCCACGGGCTCGTGTGCCTGCGGCGACTCCTTCAGCTGA
- a CDS encoding glycerate kinase produces the protein MRVVVAPDSFGGTLSAADAAAAFADGWHEVAPDDELVLTPVSDGGPGMLDALAVIAGSRLVGVAAQGPTGLVRTREFLVAGETAYVESAGACGLAELQELGGDVRTATTYGVGQLVAAAAATGGVTTVVVGLGGSGTNDGGAGLWAALGAQPAAHLRGGGIALGELAPVTPPAAPGVELIVATDVDNPLLGLYGASAVYGPQKGADTAAVMALDAALERWADLVEAAVGMRGLRDQPGAGAAGGLGFGLLALGARRCSGADVVMAAVGLAAAVDCADLVVTGEGRFDATSLRGKVVSGVAQRAQQAGVPCVVAAGQAQIGSRDAAAHGIDEVWSVAEELGSAEAALAAGAAGVRRLGASIARAWTR, from the coding sequence ATGCGAGTTGTCGTTGCGCCCGATTCGTTCGGCGGCACGTTGTCAGCGGCTGACGCGGCCGCCGCGTTCGCCGACGGCTGGCACGAGGTCGCGCCCGACGACGAGCTGGTGCTCACGCCGGTCTCCGACGGCGGGCCGGGGATGCTCGACGCTCTCGCGGTGATCGCCGGGTCGCGGCTGGTCGGCGTCGCAGCGCAGGGTCCGACCGGCCTGGTCCGCACCCGCGAGTTCCTGGTCGCGGGGGAGACGGCGTACGTCGAGTCGGCGGGTGCCTGCGGCTTGGCGGAGCTGCAGGAGCTCGGTGGCGACGTGCGAACGGCGACGACGTACGGCGTCGGTCAGCTGGTCGCGGCAGCCGCGGCGACCGGGGGAGTGACGACCGTGGTCGTGGGCCTCGGCGGTTCGGGGACGAACGACGGCGGCGCTGGGCTATGGGCTGCCCTTGGGGCGCAGCCGGCCGCGCACCTTCGCGGTGGTGGGATCGCGCTAGGCGAGCTTGCGCCGGTCACCCCGCCGGCGGCGCCGGGAGTCGAGCTGATCGTGGCGACCGACGTCGACAACCCGTTGCTCGGGCTGTACGGGGCGTCCGCCGTCTACGGACCGCAGAAGGGCGCTGACACCGCCGCGGTGATGGCGCTCGACGCCGCGCTCGAGCGCTGGGCGGACCTGGTCGAGGCCGCGGTCGGCATGCGGGGCCTGCGCGACCAGCCGGGCGCTGGCGCAGCGGGCGGGCTCGGGTTCGGGTTGCTCGCGCTCGGCGCGCGGCGGTGCTCCGGCGCCGACGTGGTGATGGCCGCGGTCGGCTTGGCGGCGGCGGTCGATTGCGCCGATCTCGTCGTCACCGGCGAAGGACGATTCGACGCGACGTCGCTGCGCGGCAAGGTGGTCTCCGGCGTGGCGCAGCGGGCGCAGCAAGCGGGCGTGCCGTGTGTGGTGGCAGCCGGCCAGGCGCAGATCGGCAGCCGGGACGCCGCCGCTCACGGGATCGACGAGGTCTGGTCCGTCGCCGAGGAGCTGGGATCGGCCGAGGCGGCGCTGGCCGCGGGGGCTGCCGGCGTACGGCGGCTCGGCGCGTCGATTGCCCGAGCCTGGACTCGCTGA
- a CDS encoding GNAT family N-acetyltransferase produces the protein MAEVTLRPATRADADECVRVQLAAFADLDRRMHEPEEQVSEVQRTRARSRIEHFVEHDPEGSWVAVADGAIVGCAFALKRDRLWGLSLLVVDPAAQSVGAGRRLIDATLRYAEGCDRAIIQSSSDARAIRTYATSGFELYPQVTAKGRPSMAAAPPSVTRVRNGTTQDLAFADGIDRRVRGAGRGPDHAWIAGFAPMYVVDDADGQGYAYLRDADVYLLAATDDDTASALLWRCLQHNAELGLDATVPHITAEQQWAVRAALAAGLAIRPDGPVFWRGITPPRAYLPSGAYL, from the coding sequence ATGGCCGAGGTGACCCTGCGACCCGCGACGCGGGCCGACGCCGACGAGTGCGTGCGAGTCCAGCTGGCGGCCTTCGCCGACCTCGACCGCCGGATGCACGAGCCGGAAGAGCAGGTGAGTGAGGTCCAGCGGACCCGAGCTCGCAGCCGGATCGAACACTTCGTCGAGCACGACCCGGAAGGCTCCTGGGTGGCGGTCGCCGACGGCGCGATCGTCGGGTGCGCGTTCGCGTTGAAGCGGGACCGCCTCTGGGGGCTCTCGCTGCTGGTCGTCGACCCCGCGGCGCAGTCGGTCGGCGCCGGCCGGCGGCTGATCGACGCGACGCTGCGCTACGCCGAAGGATGCGACCGCGCGATCATCCAGTCGAGCAGCGACGCCCGGGCGATCCGCACCTACGCCACAAGCGGGTTCGAGCTCTACCCGCAGGTCACCGCGAAGGGCCGGCCGTCGATGGCGGCGGCGCCGCCGTCGGTCACGCGAGTCCGAAACGGTACGACGCAGGACCTGGCGTTCGCCGACGGCATCGACCGCCGGGTCCGCGGCGCCGGACGCGGACCAGATCATGCGTGGATCGCCGGGTTCGCGCCGATGTACGTCGTCGACGACGCCGACGGACAGGGCTACGCCTACCTGCGTGACGCGGACGTCTACCTGCTGGCAGCGACCGACGACGACACGGCGAGCGCCCTGCTCTGGCGGTGCCTCCAGCACAACGCCGAGCTGGGTCTCGACGCCACGGTTCCCCACATCACCGCGGAGCAGCAGTGGGCGGTGAGGGCAGCGCTGGCCGCCGGGCTGGCGATCCGGCCCGACGGGCCGGTGTTCTGGCGCGGGATCACCCCGCCGCGGGCGTACCTGCCGTCGGGGGCGTACCTCTAG
- a CDS encoding cation:proton antiporter, which translates to MTFTTLALIVTVGIAGPLLALPRQWHLPVVLGELVAGILLGPTGSGTLHATDPSFTLLADVGFALVMFVAGSHVPVRDPAIIRSLRTGGLRAVGVAVVSIPLALAISHGFGTGHTALYAVLMSSSSAALILPIVDSLGLGGEAITAALPQIALADAACIVALPLAIDPSRAGRASLGALAVIACAAVLYVALSYVEKKGWRHRVHELSEERSFALELRISLAILFGLAAVATKTHVSIMLAGFSFGIAVAAVGEPRRLAKQLFAITEGFLGPLFFVWLGASLDIRALGSHPKFIALGVVLGLGAATTHTAMAVTKQPIAVAALCCAQLGVPVAAATLGTQLGLLANGQPAALILGALVTIAIATLSGGVLAPRTGSAAPPGPPQPQPRSTPSRSRSS; encoded by the coding sequence ATGACCTTCACCACGCTGGCGCTGATCGTCACCGTCGGCATCGCCGGACCCCTGCTCGCCCTGCCGCGCCAGTGGCATCTGCCGGTCGTGCTCGGCGAGCTGGTCGCCGGGATCCTGCTCGGCCCGACCGGTAGCGGGACCCTGCACGCCACCGACCCGTCGTTCACGCTGCTCGCCGACGTCGGCTTCGCCCTCGTCATGTTCGTCGCCGGATCGCACGTGCCGGTCCGGGATCCCGCCATCATTCGGTCGCTGCGCACGGGTGGCCTGCGCGCGGTCGGCGTCGCGGTGGTGTCGATCCCGCTGGCGCTCGCGATCTCACACGGATTCGGCACCGGACACACCGCGCTCTACGCGGTCCTCATGTCCTCGTCCTCGGCCGCGCTGATCCTGCCGATCGTCGACTCGCTCGGGCTCGGCGGCGAGGCAATCACCGCGGCGTTGCCGCAGATCGCCCTTGCCGACGCCGCGTGCATCGTCGCGTTGCCGCTCGCGATCGACCCGTCGAGAGCGGGCCGCGCCTCGCTCGGAGCGCTCGCGGTCATCGCCTGCGCCGCCGTGCTGTACGTCGCCCTCAGCTACGTCGAGAAGAAGGGCTGGCGTCACCGCGTCCACGAGCTGTCAGAGGAACGGTCCTTCGCCCTCGAGCTGCGGATCAGTCTCGCGATCCTGTTCGGCTTGGCGGCCGTCGCCACCAAGACGCACGTGTCGATCATGCTGGCCGGCTTCAGCTTCGGCATCGCGGTTGCGGCCGTCGGTGAGCCGCGGCGGCTTGCCAAGCAGCTGTTCGCGATCACCGAAGGCTTTCTCGGCCCGCTGTTCTTCGTGTGGCTCGGCGCCTCGCTGGACATCCGCGCGCTCGGCAGCCATCCGAAGTTCATCGCTCTCGGCGTCGTTCTCGGCCTGGGAGCCGCGACGACGCACACGGCGATGGCCGTCACGAAACAGCCGATCGCGGTCGCTGCGTTGTGCTGCGCGCAGCTCGGCGTACCGGTTGCGGCGGCGACCCTCGGCACCCAGTTGGGGCTGCTCGCGAATGGTCAGCCGGCCGCGCTCATCCTGGGGGCGTTGGTGACGATTGCGATCGCGACGCTGTCCGGCGGCGTGCTCGCACCACGAACCGGATCAGCAGCACCACCAGGACCACCGCAACCGCAGCCGCGAAGTACCCCGAGTAGGTCACGATCGTCGTGA
- the htpX gene encoding zinc metalloprotease HtpX — translation MATTRIKPDHNLTARMTFTIFLIGALYVGVMAALIASGINAGAVIVIALIVLFCQYWFSDRIALYAMHGRIVTPEEAPELHGVVDRLCALADMPKPRVAIANTDIPNAFATGRSPNRAVVCATSGILRRLDTDELEGVLSHELSHVAHRDVAVMTVASFLGVAAGLLTRFMFYSEMFGGFGGGYSNRNNNSQDNTAAMMFAVMLVSMIVYAISFLLTRALSRYRELAADRSGAILTGRPSALASALQKVTGDMARIPTNDLRHAEPFNAFFFTPALANGFSISSLFATHPSLERRLQQLAEISAQLGQPA, via the coding sequence ATGGCAACAACCCGCATCAAACCGGACCACAACCTCACGGCCCGGATGACGTTCACGATCTTCTTGATCGGCGCGCTGTACGTCGGCGTCATGGCCGCACTGATCGCGTCAGGCATCAACGCCGGCGCGGTCATCGTGATCGCGCTGATCGTCTTGTTCTGCCAGTACTGGTTCTCCGACCGGATCGCGCTTTACGCGATGCACGGCCGCATCGTGACACCCGAAGAGGCACCCGAGCTGCACGGCGTCGTCGACCGGTTGTGTGCGCTCGCGGACATGCCGAAGCCTCGAGTGGCGATCGCCAACACCGACATTCCCAACGCGTTCGCGACCGGCCGCAGCCCCAACCGGGCCGTCGTCTGCGCGACCAGCGGCATCCTGCGACGCCTCGACACCGACGAGCTCGAAGGCGTGCTCTCGCATGAGCTGTCGCACGTCGCCCACCGCGACGTCGCGGTGATGACAGTGGCCTCGTTCCTCGGTGTCGCCGCCGGCCTGCTGACCCGATTCATGTTCTACAGCGAGATGTTCGGCGGGTTCGGCGGCGGTTACAGCAACCGCAACAACAACAGTCAGGACAACACCGCCGCGATGATGTTCGCGGTCATGCTGGTGTCGATGATCGTCTACGCGATCTCGTTCCTGCTCACCCGTGCGCTGTCGCGCTATCGCGAGCTCGCTGCCGACCGGTCGGGTGCGATCCTGACCGGCCGGCCGTCCGCGCTGGCATCCGCGCTGCAGAAAGTGACCGGTGACATGGCGCGCATCCCGACCAACGACCTGCGCCATGCCGAGCCCTTCAACGCGTTCTTCTTCACTCCCGCGCTGGCCAACGGGTTCTCGATCTCGTCGCTGTTCGCCACACATCCGTCGCTCGAGCGCCGCCTTCAGCAGCTCGCCGAGATCTCGGCGCAGCTCGGCCAGCCCGCCTGA
- a CDS encoding PspA/IM30 family protein yields the protein MSMGRRLSLILRAKANKILDRHEDPRETLDYSYERQLELLTKVKRGVADVATSRKRIELQMQQVQASADKLQAQAQQAVGQGRDDLAREALTRRATANQQLADLQTQHAQLQAEEEKLTQASQKLQAKVDAFRTQKETIKATYTAAEAQTKIGEAVSGISEEMGDVGMAMQRAQDKTQEMQARAGAVDELLASGALDDASIPGGKDDIQAELDRGAANTDIELELANLKKALPAGGETKS from the coding sequence ATGAGCATGGGTCGGCGGTTGTCCCTGATCCTCAGGGCGAAGGCGAACAAGATCCTCGACAGGCACGAGGACCCGCGGGAGACGCTGGACTACTCCTACGAAAGGCAGCTCGAGCTGCTCACCAAGGTCAAGCGCGGCGTTGCCGACGTGGCCACCAGCCGCAAGCGCATCGAGCTGCAGATGCAGCAGGTGCAGGCCAGCGCCGACAAGCTCCAGGCGCAGGCGCAGCAGGCGGTCGGCCAAGGTCGCGACGACCTCGCCCGGGAAGCGCTGACCCGCCGTGCGACCGCCAACCAGCAGCTCGCCGATCTGCAGACCCAGCACGCTCAGCTGCAGGCCGAGGAGGAGAAGCTCACCCAGGCCTCGCAGAAGCTGCAAGCCAAGGTCGACGCCTTCCGTACGCAGAAGGAGACCATCAAGGCGACCTACACCGCGGCGGAGGCGCAGACCAAGATCGGCGAAGCCGTCTCGGGCATCTCCGAGGAGATGGGCGACGTCGGCATGGCGATGCAGCGCGCCCAGGACAAGACCCAGGAGATGCAGGCGAGGGCCGGCGCGGTGGACGAGCTGCTTGCTTCCGGGGCCCTCGACGACGCGAGCATTCCGGGCGGCAAGGACGACATCCAGGCCGAGCTCGACCGAGGCGCGGCCAACACCGACATCGAGCTCGAGCTCGCGAACCTCAAGAAAGCGCTTCCGGCCGGGGGAGAGACGAAGTCATGA
- a CDS encoding DUF3043 domain-containing protein: MPFGRSKSTAAENTSADPVDSEGARSESGGSEAGKGRPTPKRADARKARRMAGTSGGAAGRGGSGADARARARAERQRQREALLTGDERNLPPRDAGPEKRLARDVIDAKWTVGQIFILVVFVEFVLAAFVDSRPVQEVLNLAGPISLLVIGVDSYRHGRAAKNAVAAKFGAGRTQGVATYAFVRAMLPRRFRRPPPKVARGGTPL; this comes from the coding sequence GTGCCGTTCGGACGCTCGAAGTCGACCGCTGCCGAGAACACGTCCGCGGATCCGGTCGACTCCGAGGGCGCCAGGTCCGAGAGCGGCGGGTCCGAGGCCGGCAAGGGGCGGCCGACCCCGAAGCGTGCCGACGCGCGCAAGGCGCGGCGGATGGCCGGCACGTCCGGCGGCGCCGCCGGCCGCGGCGGGTCGGGTGCCGACGCGCGGGCACGCGCCCGGGCCGAACGGCAGCGTCAGCGAGAAGCGCTGTTGACCGGCGACGAGCGCAACCTGCCTCCTCGAGACGCCGGGCCGGAGAAGCGGCTGGCCCGTGACGTCATCGACGCGAAGTGGACCGTCGGACAGATCTTCATCCTGGTCGTGTTCGTCGAGTTCGTGCTCGCGGCGTTCGTGGACAGCCGGCCGGTCCAGGAGGTGCTCAACCTCGCCGGGCCGATCAGCCTGCTCGTGATCGGCGTCGACAGCTACCGCCACGGGCGCGCGGCCAAGAACGCGGTGGCGGCGAAGTTCGGCGCCGGGCGGACCCAGGGCGTCGCGACGTACGCGTTCGTGCGCGCGATGCTGCCGCGCCGGTTCCGCCGGCCACCGCCGAAAGTCGCCCGCGGCGGCACCCCGCTCTGA
- a CDS encoding shikimate kinase, which translates to MSVPRYDRVLLIGMMGAGKTTVGRALETVLGWPYYDNDELLARAVGKDTRRVQEEDGVLALRRAESASLDVALSEGGPLIAGVAGGIVTDPLDLDRLHRSGFVVWLRADIEILAKRVAGTDRPWLGESPAVAMRRLYAGREALYADGTTMIIDEGQTTPYLIAREIARAVLAQ; encoded by the coding sequence GTGAGCGTCCCGCGGTACGACCGCGTCCTGCTGATCGGGATGATGGGCGCCGGCAAGACGACCGTCGGCCGGGCCCTGGAGACCGTCCTGGGCTGGCCGTACTACGACAACGACGAGCTGCTCGCCCGAGCCGTCGGCAAGGACACCAGGCGGGTGCAGGAAGAAGACGGCGTCCTGGCGCTTCGCCGCGCCGAGTCGGCTTCGCTCGACGTCGCGCTGTCCGAGGGTGGCCCGCTGATCGCGGGCGTGGCGGGTGGGATCGTCACCGATCCGCTCGATCTCGACCGGCTGCACCGCAGCGGCTTCGTGGTCTGGCTGCGCGCGGACATCGAGATCCTCGCCAAGCGGGTCGCCGGGACCGACCGGCCGTGGCTCGGGGAGTCGCCCGCGGTTGCGATGCGACGGCTCTACGCCGGCCGGGAGGCTTTGTACGCCGACGGCACCACGATGATCATCGACGAGGGCCAGACCACGCCGTACCTGATCGCCCGCGAGATCGCCCGCGCCGTCCTCGCCCAGTAA
- the gcvT gene encoding glycine cleavage system aminomethyltransferase GcvT — protein MTAAATSEAAVIEGPLADRHRALGAKFADFGGWSMPLSYAGVVEEHTATRTTVGVFDVSHLGKLRVSGPRAVEFVNSCLTNDLDRIGPGQAQYTMCCDDGTGGVVDDLIVYREEKDLFLVPNAANTDAVVRMLCDEKPDDVAVTNVHRYLATIAVQGPKSAEVLAAVNLPSAMDYMAFARVDWRGANGRSAPVVVCRTGYTGEHGYELMPTVDVAGELWDAVLGAAQALGGMPCGLGARDTLRTEMGYPLHGQDLTVATTPVQARLGWAVGWDKPEFWGRDVITREREVGTPRLLWGLRTEERGIPRAHMAVRSLADDDLGEITSGTFSPTLKAGIALAYLSRAVGEGDRVKVDVRGKPLMMQVVKPPFVASRVR, from the coding sequence ATGACCGCAGCCGCGACCAGCGAGGCCGCCGTGATCGAGGGCCCACTCGCCGACCGGCACCGGGCGCTCGGAGCGAAGTTCGCCGACTTCGGTGGCTGGTCGATGCCGTTGTCGTACGCCGGTGTCGTCGAGGAGCACACCGCCACCCGTACGACGGTCGGCGTCTTCGACGTCAGCCACCTCGGCAAGCTGCGGGTCAGCGGGCCTCGCGCCGTCGAGTTCGTGAACTCGTGCCTGACGAACGATCTCGACCGGATCGGCCCCGGTCAGGCGCAGTACACGATGTGCTGTGACGACGGGACCGGCGGGGTGGTCGACGACCTGATCGTCTACCGCGAGGAGAAGGACCTGTTCCTGGTCCCGAACGCGGCCAACACCGACGCCGTCGTACGCATGCTGTGTGACGAGAAGCCCGACGACGTCGCGGTCACCAACGTGCACCGTTATCTCGCGACGATCGCCGTGCAGGGCCCGAAGTCGGCGGAGGTCCTCGCCGCGGTCAACCTGCCGTCCGCGATGGACTACATGGCCTTTGCACGTGTCGACTGGCGTGGCGCCAACGGCAGGAGCGCGCCCGTCGTGGTGTGCCGGACCGGCTACACCGGCGAGCACGGCTACGAGCTGATGCCGACGGTCGACGTCGCCGGTGAGCTGTGGGACGCCGTACTGGGCGCCGCCCAGGCGCTGGGTGGGATGCCGTGCGGTCTGGGCGCACGCGACACGTTGCGTACCGAGATGGGATATCCGTTGCACGGTCAGGACCTGACGGTGGCGACCACCCCGGTCCAGGCCCGCCTCGGCTGGGCGGTCGGTTGGGACAAGCCGGAGTTCTGGGGACGCGACGTCATCACCCGGGAGCGGGAGGTCGGCACGCCCCGCTTGCTGTGGGGGCTGCGTACCGAGGAGCGCGGGATCCCGCGCGCGCACATGGCGGTGCGTTCACTCGCCGACGACGACCTGGGGGAGATCACGAGCGGCACGTTCTCACCGACCCTGAAGGCCGGCATCGCCCTTGCCTATCTGTCGCGCGCCGTTGGGGAGGGCGACCGGGTGAAGGTTGACGTGCGCGGCAAGCCGTTGATGATGCAGGTTGTGAAGCCGCCGTTCGTTGCGTCGCGCGTGAGGTGA